Genomic window (Bacteroidales bacterium):
ATGCTTTGAATTTGTCCCCGGCCAGAAAATTTATCTTCTATAATGAGCGTGATTTCAGGGTATTTCACCAGGAATTCCCCGGCGCCTTTCAATGCTTCAGGTTCCATACCTTCAGCATCCAGCTTAATGAGGATTTTCTCATCAAGTTCAATTTTAATTTCATTTGACAGGGAATCCAGGGTCCTGATCTCTGCCGGACAGCTTCCGGAATGATTGTCACGATCAATATGGGAAGCTCCTGTATTCACCGGGTTGAAAACAAACTTTTCGCTTCTGTTGCTTTCTCCAAGTCCGAAAGGGAATGATTTTACCTTATCTCCTAATCCATTCAGCTCAAAATTCCTGACCATTACAGCATAATTCTCGGGGATAGGTTCGAACGAAAAACATCTCATATTGTGTTTTGAGAGCAGGATCACATAATCTCCCACACATGCACCGGCATCAATAAATACGTTATGGCCGCCCAGGTTTTTAAAGATGAAATCCTTGACACTCCATTCGTACATGAGGTTTGCAAATTGAAAATCGTTGGTATTCTTCCTGCAGAAAAAGGTCCCCATAGAAGTGCGGATGGTCCGGTCACTTTTATGTGATTTCTTTGTAGTAAGATACCTGATGGAAGAGAAGATGGATTTAATATCTCCAAACTTCAGATATTCAAACAGATAACGGGCATATATCCATAATTTTCTCATACTGAAACCGGGTTAGATGAAAACAGCTTCCTGGTCAATAAATAGTTTCGACCAAGTAATAATAGTCGTGTCAGGGAATTCCTGTCAAAAATTTTATCAGCAAGAATGGGTAAAAATAATCCTGCTGTTATTGCAAATATAACGATCAAAACAGGGGAATGCAATCCGAGTGATGTGGAGATGATCCTGGCACCGGCTGTTCCAAAGGCATGAAAAAGGTAAATGGTATAGGAGAATCCTCCAAGCCATGCCAGGTATTTGGTATGAAATTTCATTTTCAACAATAAAATGGCACCGCTGAGTCCAATCATCAGACCAATTCCGGTGCCCTTGCTCATGTAGTAATCTATCACTCCATACCATACCAGTTGCTGTATCACGACGCCTGTGATCAGGCAGATCCAGACCAGTGATGTTATTGCCTTGTTATTGAATAAATCAGGGTAACGTTTGAGGCCCACTCCAATGAGGAAAAATGGCAGCAAATAGATCACTCCTTTATAACTAAGGTAGTTGGGGGCTTCATCGGTGATAAAATAAGTCCTGAGGATCAGCATAATCACTGCGATAATAAGCACAACAGACCAGTTCAGCAGTGGCTGCAACTTTTTGAGCATATCCAGTCCTGCTACAATCAGAAAAACAAAAAACAGGGAAGGAAGGTACCAGTAGAGTGTAAAAGGGAAAACCAGCAGTCGCCAGATGCCTGAGATCTCATGTTTCAAAGTTGTGCCTGGCACAAAGTGCTGGGTGAGATAGTAGATGGCCCCTACGAAAAGCATAGGTACCAGTAATCGCCGGGCCTTCCCTGATATAAAACCTGAGAAGTCTGTTGAATTTACAGGGCGCATGGCATAAATCCATCCGGAGATCACCGTAAATAGTGGCATCCTGAGAAACTGGAAGCTGTAATTAAAATACCTGAGCCAGGAATCATCCGAAACCCTCATAGCATACTGCGGACCATCCCCTATTGCATGGCCTGCTACCACCAGGATAATGGCCAGTCCGCGAAGGGTCTCTATGGAAGGATCTTTAATGGTCATTTTCTCAGGCTGGAGTATGATGATTACTCCCGATTTACTCTTTAACAGGATTTACACTCATTGCCAACCCGGGTTGAGAAGCCGGAAATTCATCAGCGATCACTTTCGCTGATGCAACTTTAGTCTCGCGTCGGGTGGAACTTACCACAATCATGAAACGCTCTTTCAGTTTCAGGAAGAAGGATTCGAAGTATCGGTATGAAAGACTTGCGATGGCGATCGTCAGAATGACTGAGAAAACATAAATCAGCACATTGAAGAGTACAAAATTGCCTGTATCGAGTCCGGTTCTTTGCAATACTGTCAAGACCAGTGCAATACAAATCGTATGATACATGTAAATACCGTAGGAAATATTGCCCAGGTAGGAATAAACCGGGTTCTCCAGTTTCAGTCTGCATTTGGCATTGGTGGATACATTCATGATGAGAATGGTGAAGAGCAAAGCATCGAACAAGGTTTGCCCGATAAATTTGAACCTTACCGTAAGGATCACAACAATTCCAACAACCGTAAGTATTTGTGTAATCGGGTGATAAATCGCATTCAGGATTTTCTCCTTCTTGTAAAAAAGGACATAGGCACCAATGGCTCCAAGTGACATCTGCTCAATCTGGAAAAGATCCCAGAACCTTTGAACCGTTCGCAGGTAAACCATGTACTGGTAGTCGGGGCTCAGGACATAATCCAGAGAAACCGCCATAAATACCGTTACTGAAAACTTAAGTACGATGAATATGATGAGGAATTTCAGCAGAACTTTCCTGAAGGTGCGGATCAATAAAGGCCATAGGATATAGAACTGTTCTTCAACTCCTACTGACCATGCCTGGTTGGCGCCTACAATAGGGGCTTCTGTTACCCTAAGCACATTAGGAAGCATAAAGGCAAAAAGCAGGACCTTAAGAGAAAAATGCTCATTTAATTCAGTTACAGGGCCGATATTGATAAACCGGGGCAGGACGAACAATCCCATGAACATGATCAGGTAATACAGAGGCCAGATCCTCAGGATACGCCTGATATAAAAGTTTTTAACGGCAATATGATGCGTTTTCTCATATTCTGCCAACAAAAGAAAGGTGATGAGAAATCCACTGAGAACAAAAAACAATGAAACGCCCTGGTGTCCGATAGATTCAAAAAAGTTGTTCCTGAAAAGATTAGGCATTCCCTGCCAAAGTTTGAATTGCTCCACATGATGCAGAATCACGAAAAAGGCTGCCCAAAAGCGGAGACCATTCAGGCCGGGGAAGTATATTTTTCTGCTTTCCATAAAGTATTTTTGTCGAAGAATAAGGAAGAAAAACCTTTCTCACTTTTCCATGCCTGGAAAGAAGGGGAAAGGATTTTGATTAAAACGGGTCAGACTATTTAGTGACCGGTTTTTCCCATTTATTGGTTTCAAAATTGAATTTCTTGATAATCCTGGCAGGGTTTCCTGCAACCACCGAATAGGGTGGTATATCGCGGGTAACCACACTTCCGGAAGCAATGATGCAATGCGTACCAATGTGCAGTCCCTGGATAATCACTGAATTACCGCCAATCCATACATCGTCATCCACCACCGTTTTATTGGCTGAAACGCCTTGTTCCTTGATTGGGCGAGTAACATCTTCAAAATTGTGCGTGAGTCCGGTGATCTGTGCACCGCTTCCGAT
Coding sequences:
- a CDS encoding FkbM family methyltransferase; this encodes MRKLWIYARYLFEYLKFGDIKSIFSSIRYLTTKKSHKSDRTIRTSMGTFFCRKNTNDFQFANLMYEWSVKDFIFKNLGGHNVFIDAGACVGDYVILLSKHNMRCFSFEPIPENYAVMVRNFELNGLGDKVKSFPFGLGESNRSEKFVFNPVNTGASHIDRDNHSGSCPAEIRTLDSLSNEIKIELDEKILIKLDAEGMEPEALKGAGEFLVKYPEITLIIEDKFSGRGQIQSILDQFAVFEYGTVDKFNMYARKIRNHT
- a CDS encoding acyltransferase, with translation MESRKIYFPGLNGLRFWAAFFVILHHVEQFKLWQGMPNLFRNNFFESIGHQGVSLFFVLSGFLITFLLLAEYEKTHHIAVKNFYIRRILRIWPLYYLIMFMGLFVLPRFINIGPVTELNEHFSLKVLLFAFMLPNVLRVTEAPIVGANQAWSVGVEEQFYILWPLLIRTFRKVLLKFLIIFIVLKFSVTVFMAVSLDYVLSPDYQYMVYLRTVQRFWDLFQIEQMSLGAIGAYVLFYKKEKILNAIYHPITQILTVVGIVVILTVRFKFIGQTLFDALLFTILIMNVSTNAKCRLKLENPVYSYLGNISYGIYMYHTICIALVLTVLQRTGLDTGNFVLFNVLIYVFSVILTIAIASLSYRYFESFFLKLKERFMIVVSSTRRETKVASAKVIADEFPASQPGLAMSVNPVKE
- a CDS encoding acyltransferase, translated to MTIKDPSIETLRGLAIILVVAGHAIGDGPQYAMRVSDDSWLRYFNYSFQFLRMPLFTVISGWIYAMRPVNSTDFSGFISGKARRLLVPMLFVGAIYYLTQHFVPGTTLKHEISGIWRLLVFPFTLYWYLPSLFFVFLIVAGLDMLKKLQPLLNWSVVLIIAVIMLILRTYFITDEAPNYLSYKGVIYLLPFFLIGVGLKRYPDLFNNKAITSLVWICLITGVVIQQLVWYGVIDYYMSKGTGIGLMIGLSGAILLLKMKFHTKYLAWLGGFSYTIYLFHAFGTAGARIISTSLGLHSPVLIVIFAITAGLFLPILADKIFDRNSLTRLLLLGRNYLLTRKLFSSNPVSV